One window from the genome of Kaistella carnis encodes:
- a CDS encoding OmpH family outer membrane protein yields MKKFQLLIALFCFSVALNAQKIGVVDTDYILSKLPQYKEAESRLNEQIANWQNEIQALQTEYNKKNASLENEKVLLIGDQLKIRQKEVDDLDKKIKTMINNRFGSMGEINNARSNLTKPFQDQIWNAIKTVSEKNTLGIVLDKSNNISVIFLDKRYDYTDKVLDLLLKNSNSKAVETKNSPGRSATEIREEKLKIMNAKQDGRVEEQARKKK; encoded by the coding sequence ATGAAAAAGTTTCAATTATTAATCGCTTTATTCTGTTTTTCAGTTGCATTAAATGCTCAGAAAATTGGCGTGGTAGATACTGACTATATCCTCAGTAAATTGCCACAGTATAAAGAAGCAGAAAGCAGGCTCAATGAGCAGATCGCGAATTGGCAAAATGAGATTCAAGCTTTGCAGACCGAGTACAATAAGAAAAATGCCTCGCTGGAAAATGAAAAAGTACTTTTAATTGGTGATCAGCTAAAAATCCGTCAGAAAGAAGTCGATGATTTAGATAAAAAAATCAAAACCATGATCAACAATCGTTTCGGTTCGATGGGCGAGATTAATAATGCAAGATCAAATCTCACCAAACCTTTTCAGGATCAGATTTGGAACGCGATCAAGACGGTATCAGAGAAAAATACTTTAGGCATAGTTCTTGATAAAAGCAATAACATTAGCGTAATTTTCCTTGATAAAAGGTATGATTATACCGATAAAGTATTAGATTTGCTTTTGAAAAATTCAAACTCTAAAGCAGTTGAAACTAAAAATTCTCCAGGGAGAAGTGCCACTGAAATAAGAGAAGAAAAATTAAAAATAATGAACGCCAAACAAGATGGGCGTGTCGAAGAACAAGCAAGAAA